The uncultured Desulfobulbus sp. genome window below encodes:
- a CDS encoding flagellar hook-length control protein FliK: MATFPAVAANLMQTSPSPGATPVKASGETSESFSSHLKAATGKQEKPQAGSQAQEQPRATNIEENSKQVAQKQTDSKEPVVHQENEETLSEDVTTQNEEAESSSQDDLAAESSTEQQPIAENTQESKKKESPADDAPDEETSSQQTALYQATGSKESVLARMLDQITTPRSNEAPKEQTIRIVSSDNASLPKSSVSDFTPLNLHNPQQQTDQPTPTSEWSQLVSGGNQPKNQAPPQQHWAQQTTVDQGVNAGQSVSVISQEQQTTSPQAAISTAHSGVQPGQETISLQVTTGTTEQVVQAAISTAHSGGQTGQETISLQVTTGTTEQVVQAAISTAHSGGQAGQEPRSLQATTGATVIFTPQDGTITTRQQVQQQGENILKAPESALFFQNSDGQSISIEQGKNPLQPQVLTTALSGNQTLHQKGANLDFNGRYIHSHLLQTPGTAVAAANQSMTSDQSQADLFSGGNQDFKGMPGQEQPSLFQEGGFQTLGHTTGFGMQLSSSQMTTFSAPTSGTETTYYQLGSGTLVPDTAVVDQMIAQFSANKRLETSTLNLKLHPQELGELRLEIKVEQDNVKAHIVTQSPHSQEMLDRHMPKLREALEQQGLHLQDIEVSVADGNTGFEEQFANNSGWQQSQQSMTSKTTRSDFSIELNEEAGEEEDVETNFNAIA; encoded by the coding sequence ATGGCTACATTTCCTGCTGTCGCAGCAAACCTGATGCAAACATCGCCTTCTCCTGGCGCCACACCTGTAAAGGCATCGGGCGAAACGAGCGAGTCGTTTTCCTCTCATCTCAAAGCCGCAACCGGTAAACAGGAAAAGCCGCAGGCAGGTTCTCAGGCACAAGAGCAGCCCCGCGCCACAAACATAGAAGAAAACTCAAAGCAGGTTGCTCAGAAACAAACCGACTCCAAAGAACCAGTCGTACACCAAGAAAACGAAGAGACTCTTTCAGAGGATGTAACCACTCAGAACGAAGAAGCAGAGTCTTCCTCCCAGGACGATCTCGCAGCAGAGAGTTCAACTGAGCAACAACCCATTGCCGAAAATACCCAAGAGAGCAAAAAGAAGGAATCCCCTGCTGATGACGCACCTGATGAGGAGACGTCTTCACAGCAAACAGCTTTATACCAGGCCACTGGCAGCAAAGAATCTGTCCTTGCTCGAATGCTGGATCAAATTACGACACCACGGAGCAACGAGGCGCCCAAAGAGCAGACAATTCGTATTGTCTCCAGCGATAATGCATCTCTTCCGAAATCATCCGTAAGCGACTTTACGCCTCTCAATTTGCACAATCCCCAGCAGCAGACAGATCAACCGACACCCACCAGTGAGTGGTCACAGCTGGTCTCGGGCGGTAACCAACCAAAAAACCAGGCCCCTCCCCAACAACACTGGGCCCAGCAGACAACGGTTGATCAGGGCGTAAATGCTGGCCAGAGCGTGAGTGTAATTAGCCAGGAGCAGCAGACAACCAGTCCACAGGCCGCAATCAGCACAGCTCACTCAGGTGTGCAGCCAGGGCAGGAAACTATCTCTCTTCAGGTGACTACAGGCACAACTGAACAAGTAGTGCAGGCCGCAATCAGTACAGCTCATTCAGGCGGGCAGACCGGGCAGGAAACAATCTCTCTTCAGGTGACTACAGGCACAACTGAACAAGTAGTGCAGGCCGCAATCAGTACAGCTCATTCAGGCGGGCAGGCCGGGCAGGAGCCCCGCTCTCTTCAGGCAACTACCGGTGCCACAGTAATTTTCACCCCACAGGACGGCACCATCACGACCAGACAGCAAGTCCAGCAGCAGGGGGAAAACATATTGAAAGCCCCTGAGTCTGCCCTCTTCTTTCAGAACAGTGATGGCCAAAGCATCTCCATAGAGCAAGGAAAAAATCCACTCCAGCCTCAGGTGCTCACCACAGCCCTGTCAGGCAACCAGACCCTGCATCAAAAAGGAGCAAACCTGGATTTCAACGGCCGATATATTCATTCCCATCTCCTCCAGACGCCCGGTACAGCCGTGGCTGCGGCCAACCAGAGCATGACCAGTGACCAATCCCAGGCAGACCTTTTTTCCGGCGGCAACCAGGATTTCAAGGGGATGCCGGGGCAGGAGCAGCCTTCACTTTTTCAGGAGGGAGGCTTCCAAACACTTGGTCACACGACCGGGTTTGGCATGCAGTTGTCCAGCAGCCAGATGACCACCTTCAGCGCCCCCACAAGTGGCACAGAAACGACCTATTACCAGCTGGGTTCCGGTACCTTGGTGCCCGACACTGCCGTCGTCGATCAGATGATCGCTCAATTTTCCGCCAATAAACGACTGGAAACCAGCACACTTAATCTCAAACTCCACCCTCAGGAGCTCGGAGAGCTTCGCCTAGAGATCAAGGTGGAACAAGATAATGTCAAAGCTCACATCGTAACCCAATCTCCGCACTCTCAGGAGATGCTTGATCGGCACATGCCCAAGCTGCGTGAGGCCTTGGAGCAACAGGGGTTACACCTTCAGGATATAGAAGTCAGTGTAGCCGATGGCAATACCG